In a single window of the Anaerocolumna cellulosilytica genome:
- a CDS encoding TadE/TadG family type IV pilus assembly protein produces the protein MKGSYTVEASLLFPIIFFIIIWLIYLGFYLHDKNRLNVIVDDSLLKARYLIENETDLTAGDVNYEVYIKRGVLYGFIGSLNEKEVLLLEYVNNQLKSGLLIADNITVQTRLDRWKVGMEINADFSVPIIQVQKLFRRKLTLTAVKEIPLMDTEEFLRMFDIFSGVAEKIPAAEKVLNGLSRLLKKVK, from the coding sequence GTGAAGGGTAGCTATACAGTGGAAGCGTCATTGTTGTTTCCAATAATCTTTTTTATTATAATCTGGCTTATTTATCTGGGATTTTATCTGCATGATAAGAACCGCCTAAATGTAATTGTAGATGATTCCTTGCTAAAAGCCAGGTATCTAATCGAAAATGAAACAGACCTTACTGCCGGTGATGTTAATTACGAGGTATATATCAAAAGGGGAGTATTGTATGGATTTATAGGCTCATTAAACGAGAAAGAAGTATTACTACTGGAATATGTTAATAATCAATTAAAATCTGGGTTGTTAATTGCAGATAACATAACTGTGCAGACAAGACTTGATAGGTGGAAAGTTGGAATGGAAATAAATGCTGATTTTAGTGTTCCGATTATTCAGGTGCAGAAGCTTTTTAGACGGAAACTGACACTTACCGCTGTTAAAGAAATTCCTTTAATGGATACGGAAGAATTTTTACGTATGTTCGATATTTTTTCAGGTGTTGCAGAAAAAATCCCGGCAGCAGAAAAAGTATTAAATGGATTAAGCCGGTTATTAAAAAAAGTAAAATAA
- a CDS encoding type II secretion system F family protein — protein MVKDYNQFHYTKEGFLKYFLKGALLGGGIGFLFYSNLFGVVLSFPIGLIYVHGKKKDLIEGRKWQLNLEFRDGLASLSAALNAGYSVENAFYQAVLDLKLMYSVDSLIVTEFEGIVKQIQMNQNIEEILEEFAVRTGIEDIENFAEVFKTAKRTGGDIIHIIRTSGNTIHDKIEVKREIRTLITGKKFEANIMSVIPMGIILYLRLCSPAFLEPLYHNLFGFVFMTILLIVYYGVYLLSKKIMNIKI, from the coding sequence ATGGTTAAGGATTATAACCAGTTTCATTATACAAAGGAAGGCTTTCTTAAATACTTTCTAAAAGGGGCACTGCTTGGAGGGGGTATCGGATTTTTGTTTTATTCTAATTTATTTGGAGTCGTTTTATCCTTCCCCATTGGGCTAATCTATGTGCATGGCAAAAAGAAGGATTTGATAGAAGGAAGAAAATGGCAGCTTAACCTTGAATTCAGGGATGGCTTGGCCAGTCTTTCTGCGGCATTGAATGCAGGTTATTCCGTAGAAAATGCTTTTTATCAAGCAGTTTTGGATTTAAAGCTAATGTATTCTGTGGATTCTTTAATTGTAACCGAATTTGAAGGAATTGTAAAACAGATTCAGATGAACCAGAACATTGAAGAGATATTAGAAGAGTTTGCAGTCAGAACTGGGATTGAAGACATTGAAAACTTTGCTGAAGTTTTTAAAACGGCTAAAAGAACCGGAGGGGATATAATTCATATCATTAGAACAAGCGGTAATACAATTCACGATAAAATAGAAGTAAAAAGGGAAATACGTACGTTAATAACCGGAAAGAAGTTTGAGGCTAATATTATGAGTGTAATTCCAATGGGAATTATCTTATATCTACGTCTTTGTTCACCTGCATTTTTAGAACCTCTTTATCATAATTTATTCGGATTTGTATTCATGACTATCCTATTGATTGTGTATTACGGGGTTTATCTACTATCCAAAAAAATAATGAATATAAAAATCTGA
- a CDS encoding TIGR03905 family TSCPD domain-containing protein — MTYKTTGVCCQEITFEVEENIIQKVYFKGGCSGNTQGLSKLLEGMDVDDVIKRLEGTKCGNRATSCPDQLSRALKEWRV; from the coding sequence ATGACATATAAAACTACCGGCGTATGCTGCCAGGAAATTACTTTTGAAGTTGAAGAGAATATTATTCAGAAGGTCTATTTTAAAGGAGGATGTTCCGGAAATACACAGGGTCTGTCCAAATTATTGGAAGGAATGGATGTGGATGACGTCATTAAGAGATTAGAAGGAACAAAATGCGGAAACAGAGCCACTTCATGTCCAGACCAGTTGTCTAGGGCGTTAAAGGAATGGAGGGTCTAA
- a CDS encoding Flp1 family type IVb pilin, which produces MLKNIIKEFITEEEGIGVVEIILILVILIGLVVIFQEQIGRIVKKAFESINGGSDDINNHDYGVK; this is translated from the coding sequence ATGCTAAAGAATATTATAAAAGAATTTATTACGGAAGAAGAAGGTATTGGTGTAGTGGAAATAATACTAATATTAGTAATATTAATTGGGCTTGTGGTTATATTCCAAGAGCAAATTGGCAGAATAGTTAAAAAGGCTTTTGAATCTATAAATGGTGGTAGTGATGATATTAATAATCATGATTATGGTGTGAAATAA
- a CDS encoding DUF5702 domain-containing protein: MGKKAEGVITVFLSLILLLVMAITMTTIEASRVSAGKVMTERALITAMDSVLAEYYRPLYEEYHIFGLDSGYGTDSTDTDKLLYKMKEYMEYTFEPSKEMERKDYQNAFLLYGIENESLTSNKAMSMLDLEGDLFINQATAYMKYKAVENSLEGFFKNNAALDETKEAQKVLDEKQKTEKSVSKLDEKVLKLMQAIDGISLKKEKTVKVSNNNVVIKDYFVKKINVQGVSMESVGVHNEWVFQSLKSHYQNPTHTIQMIQEDIKALEQNAPLKDEARIQYLYVSLIDVSNKSPEEQKSHYRRLREAKETLRQYEDIERNLIKSVKANIKALHSLYAGVLDTIKTARKLIDEILPLQEEAAGRITAYETVVKDSSGKVDPDFYKGLQEDLETLQRYKGTNEGSNVQGSYNFNAMEHTLARNQVLLEELLQASDISIDTSPDSWEAVKRVAISMNGRVQGYSYDALQFDYSSFKPPEESDSFFQGVKDLIKNGILGLVLDKDTLSELKLEGENLPTDIKGIEESGIFTDLISLFTDMDLEKGTDLLSGFFSGTEGFSQSMETVGNELLRTVLFQEYLGDQFRMYEKEAVKEDKVLQYELEYILMGRDLDTDNLNLVIQKIVLIRMILNLITLCSDGIKSQNARTLAIAFVGFTGMPALISAVKLIILAVWAFVESLVDVAALLEGKKIPVMKKSSQIRIELTDIPAVSRAMIKSKVSAITEGAGALLLSYRDYIKLFLYMEPKNKKSYRALDLIQENIRSKYEKTFYMKNCLTGILVEGEFKMEAKFIRFPIVKDILEDYGKGYTYKVTREYTY; this comes from the coding sequence ATGGGTAAAAAAGCAGAAGGAGTAATCACAGTATTTTTAAGTTTAATACTCTTGCTGGTAATGGCAATTACCATGACTACCATAGAGGCATCCAGAGTGAGTGCAGGCAAAGTTATGACGGAAAGAGCTTTGATAACAGCTATGGATTCTGTATTGGCGGAGTATTATAGGCCATTGTATGAGGAATATCATATTTTTGGACTGGATAGTGGCTATGGTACGGATTCTACAGATACAGATAAGCTGCTTTATAAAATGAAGGAATATATGGAATATACCTTTGAACCTTCTAAGGAAATGGAGCGAAAGGATTATCAAAACGCCTTTTTGCTATACGGTATAGAAAATGAATCTTTAACATCAAATAAAGCCATGTCTATGCTTGATTTGGAGGGAGATTTATTTATAAACCAGGCAACTGCTTATATGAAATACAAGGCAGTAGAGAACAGTCTGGAAGGGTTTTTCAAAAATAATGCTGCATTGGACGAAACGAAGGAAGCACAAAAGGTATTGGATGAAAAGCAAAAAACAGAGAAAAGTGTATCTAAGCTGGATGAAAAGGTTCTGAAACTTATGCAAGCCATTGACGGCATTTCTTTAAAAAAGGAAAAAACAGTCAAGGTATCAAATAATAATGTTGTTATTAAAGATTACTTTGTAAAAAAGATAAATGTTCAAGGTGTCTCTATGGAAAGTGTTGGTGTACATAATGAATGGGTTTTCCAGTCACTAAAAAGCCATTACCAAAACCCTACCCATACGATTCAAATGATACAAGAAGATATCAAAGCATTAGAACAGAATGCACCTCTAAAGGATGAGGCAAGGATACAATATCTGTATGTATCATTAATTGACGTTAGTAATAAAAGTCCGGAAGAACAGAAGAGTCATTATAGAAGGTTAAGGGAAGCCAAAGAAACATTAAGACAGTATGAGGACATTGAAAGAAACCTTATAAAATCAGTGAAGGCAAATATAAAAGCCTTACATTCCCTGTATGCCGGAGTTTTGGATACTATAAAAACCGCAAGAAAATTAATTGATGAAATACTCCCCTTACAGGAAGAAGCCGCAGGAAGGATTACTGCTTATGAAACAGTAGTAAAGGACAGCAGCGGTAAAGTTGACCCGGATTTCTATAAAGGTTTGCAGGAGGATCTAGAGACTCTGCAACGATATAAAGGAACCAATGAAGGCTCAAATGTCCAGGGGAGTTATAATTTTAATGCTATGGAACATACCTTAGCAAGAAATCAGGTATTATTAGAAGAATTGCTCCAGGCATCTGATATAAGTATTGATACTTCTCCGGATTCCTGGGAAGCAGTAAAGAGAGTAGCAATCTCTATGAATGGTCGAGTGCAGGGTTATAGCTACGATGCTTTACAGTTTGACTATAGTAGCTTTAAGCCGCCAGAGGAGAGCGATTCTTTTTTTCAGGGAGTAAAAGATTTAATTAAAAACGGGATTCTTGGACTGGTTTTAGATAAAGATACTTTATCAGAGCTTAAGTTAGAAGGAGAAAACTTACCTACAGATATAAAAGGAATTGAGGAATCAGGTATTTTTACAGATTTAATCAGCTTGTTTACGGATATGGATTTAGAGAAGGGTACAGATTTGCTATCAGGTTTTTTCTCTGGAACAGAAGGTTTTTCTCAGTCCATGGAAACCGTAGGAAATGAACTGTTAAGAACTGTTTTGTTCCAAGAGTATCTGGGAGACCAATTTAGAATGTATGAAAAAGAAGCTGTTAAAGAAGATAAGGTTCTTCAATATGAGCTGGAATATATTTTAATGGGGCGGGATTTGGATACAGATAATTTGAATCTAGTTATACAAAAAATAGTATTAATACGAATGATCCTTAACTTAATTACTTTATGCAGTGATGGTATTAAGTCACAGAATGCAAGAACTCTTGCCATAGCATTTGTAGGTTTTACTGGTATGCCGGCGTTAATTAGTGCCGTTAAATTAATCATATTGGCGGTTTGGGCTTTTGTTGAATCTTTGGTTGATGTGGCTGCATTACTTGAAGGTAAAAAAATTCCCGTAATGAAAAAAAGCAGTCAGATTCGTATAGAGCTTACGGATATTCCGGCTGTAAGCAGAGCAATGATAAAATCGAAGGTTTCAGCTATTACAGAGGGGGCCGGAGCACTTTTACTATCCTACAGAGATTATATCAAGCTTTTTTTGTATATGGAACCAAAAAACAAAAAGAGCTATCGAGCGCTTGATTTAATACAAGAGAATATCAGAAGCAAATATGAAAAAACTTTTTATATGAAAAATTGCTTAACAGGTATTCTGGTAGAAGGAGAGTTTAAAATGGAAGCCAAGTTTATAAGATTTCCGATTGTAAAGGACATTCTTGAGGATTATGGGAAGGGCTACACCTATAAGGTTACCAGAGAATACACATATTAA
- a CDS encoding CpaF family protein encodes MKERAAKAGMEINKNKLQEMVLEKIDLTKELKDEEILEVIDEILLKTGRESFIEMQDKKRLRREIFNSIRRLDILQELLEDTSITEIMINGADHIFIEQKGSIKPWNKQFESHKKLADIVQQIVSKSNRIINEATPIVDTRLEDGSRVNIVLPPVAMEGPVITIRKFPDKAITIDKLIEIGSVTYEVSEFLEKLVRAGYNIFISGGTGSGKTTFLNVLSNFIPQDERVITIEDSAELQIKNVPNLVRLEVRNANVEGKNGVTIRDLIKSSLRMRPDRIVVGEVRDAAALDMLQAMNSGHDGSLSTGHANSAIDMLSRLETLVLMGTDIPLLAVRRQIASAIDIIVHLGRLRDKTRKVLEISEVRGCVDGEFEINKLYEFVETGEDKDGKVLGSLARTDKEFINIAKLKRAGLVP; translated from the coding sequence ATGAAAGAAAGGGCAGCAAAAGCAGGTATGGAGATAAATAAAAATAAACTGCAGGAAATGGTACTTGAAAAAATAGATCTTACCAAAGAGCTAAAAGATGAAGAAATACTAGAAGTCATTGATGAGATACTTTTGAAAACAGGGAGAGAGTCTTTTATTGAGATGCAGGATAAAAAGCGTCTTAGGAGAGAAATCTTTAACTCAATCCGAAGACTTGATATCTTACAGGAACTTTTAGAAGATACTTCCATAACTGAAATCATGATTAATGGAGCTGACCATATTTTTATTGAACAAAAGGGTTCTATAAAACCCTGGAATAAACAATTTGAATCCCATAAGAAGCTTGCAGATATTGTTCAGCAGATTGTGTCTAAATCAAACCGTATTATCAATGAAGCTACTCCCATTGTTGATACAAGATTAGAGGATGGCTCAAGGGTTAATATTGTACTTCCTCCGGTGGCGATGGAAGGTCCGGTGATAACCATAAGAAAGTTTCCGGATAAGGCTATTACGATTGATAAACTAATAGAGATTGGATCGGTAACTTATGAAGTATCAGAGTTTTTAGAAAAGCTTGTAAGAGCTGGATATAACATTTTTATCAGTGGGGGAACCGGTTCCGGTAAAACGACCTTCTTAAATGTCTTATCTAATTTCATCCCCCAGGATGAAAGAGTTATAACAATAGAAGATTCAGCAGAATTACAGATTAAGAATGTACCTAATTTAGTAAGGCTTGAAGTTCGTAATGCTAATGTGGAAGGAAAGAACGGTGTTACTATAAGAGATTTGATAAAATCTTCCCTTCGTATGCGTCCTGACCGGATTGTAGTGGGGGAAGTTAGGGATGCAGCGGCTCTGGATATGCTGCAAGCCATGAACAGTGGTCATGATGGTTCCTTGTCAACTGGTCATGCCAATTCTGCTATAGATATGTTAAGCAGATTAGAAACCCTTGTGCTAATGGGGACGGACATTCCCCTGTTAGCAGTTCGCAGACAGATTGCTTCTGCAATTGATATTATTGTTCATTTAGGCAGGCTACGGGATAAAACCAGGAAGGTTTTGGAAATTTCAGAGGTACGTGGGTGTGTAGACGGAGAATTTGAAATAAATAAACTTTATGAATTTGTAGAAACTGGAGAAGACAAAGATGGTAAAGTACTAGGGAGTCTTGCGCGGACGGATAAGGAATTTATAAATATTGCAAAATTAAAAAGAGCTGGATTGGTACCTTAG
- a CDS encoding DUF6382 domain-containing protein: MLKPEYIRDMNYNYMVFKGEEGGASSHGIKMLLNNTIPGLLRMELRCIDTLNLYYYDITSLRSIDTIYERESLSYHVIKNLLEGILNSIKCGNEYLLSEKDYIITPEYIFMDAKETIKLCYMAGFCEDFFSQISKLLEFLLNKVDYKEEAAVLLVYALYKESREPDTTFDKLQAILKKQFTNEILVKKITMEENNQAQVTKSYKELQVSQKAGSSLMKSTTVSNQDGFQNGEGSGGKPALGKSFNRLGNGIIKQKNNAVKQKDNGIKNNKSLTNKDKNKSREFVKLQREKVFKNNKESKNIGSNHENRIEIENQKEFQYYGIKAFILGGISLLGGTACLIVGFMARLFQNNLGTGTDLVKLLSCIVVLLCLEGYILTKIFDPKNRQIKYITLLEYADTNEAETKGSVLYSEQREGNQASNICSSSPQLAGSQEENGQYCNVSNEMLDEQGDTKHTYNDTEDKNIMLDNSTSEEYDNATVILWQGSSGNEDMDKTVILADLTPTKQYFILQLPQFVAESNDTDKRDNLPDEKLEIKKFPFGIGKQDRGNQLVIKHSTISRKHAVITKEGDRLFLTDLHSTNGTFVNGKPLLSNQPMEITEFDEIKFSDISYRIEVLTI; encoded by the coding sequence ATGTTAAAACCAGAATACATACGTGATATGAACTATAATTATATGGTCTTTAAGGGAGAAGAAGGGGGAGCTTCATCCCATGGCATCAAAATGCTGTTAAATAACACCATTCCGGGCTTATTAAGAATGGAACTTAGATGTATTGATACCCTGAATCTATATTATTATGATATTACTTCGTTGAGAAGTATAGATACAATTTATGAAAGAGAATCCTTAAGTTATCATGTTATTAAAAATCTATTAGAGGGGATTTTGAATAGTATAAAATGCGGGAATGAATATCTTCTATCAGAGAAAGATTATATTATTACACCAGAATACATCTTTATGGATGCCAAGGAAACTATCAAATTATGCTATATGGCTGGATTTTGTGAGGATTTCTTTTCTCAGATTTCGAAGTTACTGGAATTCTTATTGAATAAAGTTGATTATAAAGAGGAAGCTGCTGTTTTACTGGTGTATGCCTTATATAAAGAAAGCCGAGAGCCTGATACTACTTTTGACAAATTACAGGCAATATTAAAGAAACAGTTTACCAATGAAATATTGGTTAAAAAGATTACAATGGAAGAAAACAACCAGGCTCAGGTTACTAAATCATATAAAGAGCTGCAAGTTTCCCAAAAGGCTGGAAGTTCCTTGATGAAAAGCACAACCGTATCGAATCAAGATGGTTTTCAAAATGGGGAGGGAAGCGGTGGTAAGCCTGCACTGGGCAAAAGCTTTAACAGACTGGGGAATGGAATTATTAAACAAAAGAACAACGCTGTAAAACAAAAGGATAATGGCATTAAAAATAATAAAAGCCTTACGAATAAAGATAAAAATAAGTCTAGGGAATTTGTGAAGCTTCAGAGAGAAAAAGTATTTAAAAATAATAAAGAATCAAAAAATATCGGAAGTAACCATGAGAATCGTATTGAAATAGAAAACCAAAAAGAATTCCAATATTATGGTATAAAAGCCTTTATTCTTGGAGGTATTTCATTGCTGGGAGGAACGGCTTGCCTTATAGTAGGGTTTATGGCAAGGCTATTTCAGAATAACCTGGGTACAGGAACTGATCTGGTAAAGCTGTTAAGTTGTATTGTAGTACTGCTTTGTTTAGAAGGGTATATCCTTACAAAAATTTTTGATCCCAAAAATAGACAGATAAAGTATATAACCTTATTAGAATATGCAGATACAAATGAAGCAGAAACAAAAGGTTCTGTTTTATATTCCGAACAACGAGAAGGAAATCAAGCTTCTAATATATGTTCATCGTCCCCGCAACTGGCCGGCTCTCAGGAGGAAAATGGGCAGTATTGCAATGTGTCAAATGAAATGTTAGATGAGCAGGGGGATACAAAGCATACCTATAATGATACGGAGGATAAAAACATTATGTTGGATAACTCCACCAGTGAGGAGTATGATAATGCAACAGTTATTTTATGGCAAGGCAGTTCAGGGAATGAAGATATGGACAAGACAGTTATATTAGCTGATTTAACCCCAACTAAGCAATATTTTATCTTACAACTGCCACAATTTGTTGCAGAGAGTAATGATACGGATAAAAGAGATAATCTGCCGGATGAAAAATTGGAAATCAAAAAATTTCCTTTTGGAATTGGAAAACAAGACAGGGGTAATCAATTAGTAATTAAGCATAGTACCATAAGCCGAAAGCATGCAGTCATAACGAAAGAAGGAGATCGGTTGTTTCTGACAGATTTACATTCTACCAATGGTACCTTTGTAAATGGGAAGCCACTTCTTTCAAATCAGCCAATGGAGATTACTGAATTTGATGAAATTAAATTTTCAGATATATCCTATCGCATAGAAGTCTTAACAATCTAA
- a CDS encoding TadE/TadG family type IV pilus assembly protein produces MGQYKKTRTKAKGSLTLEAALVVPIFIYAILAFIYFLQIINIQETIQHALTETGLESVRYAYVYDYIKEFDNKENDIGNGAPQLPDNQQPSEKEEKEVDTAESKDNEEKKSSAEAIAAKLIDSIYFKYRLENYISKDFINNSCIKGGMGGISTYLSEFMEEDDTIDIIVTYRVKLPLLFFNLDDIMLIQRVRLRGWTGYMPELEGSEGDSKEDTEEEVVFITETGTVYHSSKSCTHLRLSTRKALLEEIKQLRNVSGGKFKACSLCGSDKTEGQNQVYITDTGDRYHWKIDCSGLKRTITSIPISEVGGRTKCKRCGK; encoded by the coding sequence ATGGGACAATATAAGAAAACCAGAACAAAAGCAAAAGGCTCTCTGACTTTAGAAGCGGCTTTAGTAGTGCCTATATTCATATATGCCATTCTTGCCTTTATATATTTTCTTCAAATTATTAACATACAGGAGACTATACAGCATGCCTTAACCGAAACTGGACTGGAATCGGTTCGATACGCCTATGTTTATGACTATATAAAAGAATTTGATAATAAAGAGAACGATATTGGTAATGGAGCTCCTCAGCTTCCGGATAACCAACAACCTTCTGAAAAAGAGGAAAAGGAAGTTGATACTGCGGAAAGTAAAGACAATGAAGAGAAAAAATCAAGTGCTGAGGCTATTGCAGCAAAACTCATAGATAGTATTTATTTTAAGTACAGGCTTGAAAATTATATTTCAAAAGATTTTATTAACAACTCCTGTATTAAAGGCGGCATGGGGGGTATTAGTACATATTTATCTGAGTTTATGGAAGAAGATGATACGATTGACATTATTGTGACTTACCGGGTTAAATTGCCTCTGCTCTTTTTTAATCTCGATGATATTATGCTTATTCAACGTGTTCGACTGCGTGGGTGGACTGGATACATGCCGGAGCTTGAAGGTTCAGAAGGGGATAGCAAAGAGGATACAGAGGAAGAGGTGGTTTTTATTACGGAGACCGGGACGGTGTACCATTCCAGTAAGAGCTGTACACATTTGAGACTATCCACTCGTAAAGCGCTACTAGAGGAGATCAAACAACTTCGGAATGTTTCGGGCGGTAAGTTTAAAGCATGTAGTTTATGTGGTTCGGATAAGACAGAGGGACAGAACCAGGTTTATATTACAGATACCGGAGACCGATATCATTGGAAAATAGATTGCTCCGGACTAAAGCGAACCATAACATCAATTCCTATATCAGAAGTTGGAGGTCGTACAAAATGTAAGCGATGTGGAAAATAA
- a CDS encoding prepilin peptidase encodes MSTTVGIWLLLCSLQDIKSKKIHLYLIGLGFIASLVISFVYHDAAFWERAVGAIPGLFLLALNPITRGQIGLGDGLIVLILGVCLGFTLTASMLLLGLFASALYSAILLLFKKAGRKKTIPFVPFLFLGFLGVLIAG; translated from the coding sequence ATGAGTACAACAGTAGGAATATGGCTTTTATTGTGCAGTTTACAAGATATTAAAAGCAAAAAGATTCATCTTTATTTAATTGGACTCGGGTTTATAGCTAGCTTGGTAATCTCTTTCGTATATCATGATGCAGCCTTCTGGGAAAGAGCCGTTGGAGCAATTCCTGGATTATTCCTGCTGGCATTAAATCCGATTACCAGAGGACAGATTGGGTTAGGAGATGGATTGATTGTGCTTATTTTAGGAGTTTGCTTAGGTTTTACTTTAACAGCTTCCATGCTCCTGCTAGGCTTGTTTGCATCGGCACTATATTCAGCGATTCTTTTACTATTTAAAAAGGCAGGAAGAAAAAAGACCATACCTTTTGTACCTTTTCTATTCTTGGGCTTTTTGGGGGTATTAATAGCAGGATGA
- a CDS encoding type II secretion system F family protein, producing the protein MIYFNIVFAFAFLLAFILTRRYEADSIADLNEKEHPLKLLYPLVFFLLDKAKVSRFIGGSKGTKDLDTPLRALYIGQPIETVKRLYNGKKIALVILILFATNILSLFIHLQNSQVNELLQGKYLQRPGITEDSKSVELQVTVESEEGQALQEEINLTIDERQAVSSEVERFFVQAISYVDSVILKENASPEEVRTDFYFPASIPGTGVHVEWATENLDLVDRKGGVHNEDLTGESVIGVTAVFSYQGRQKEYTRFFNILPKEYSVEELTRQSLLEAIRQNNEKSLTEEVMELPQEIGDKKVIWQEVKKNSGSMLLMFGGLTALALYFAMDKDLNDKVIKRNQEMLLDYPEIINKFTLLVGAGMSLSNAWGKISKDYKDKGGEKRFAYEEMTITYSELMIGTSEETAYERFGRRVKLLPYLRFSALLAQNVKKGSVGLLKQLELEAAEAFEERKELAKRMGEEAGTKLLLPMMLMLLLVLVIIMVPAFMSFQF; encoded by the coding sequence ATGATATATTTTAATATTGTATTTGCTTTTGCATTTCTTTTGGCTTTTATTTTGACCAGAAGATATGAGGCGGATTCTATAGCAGACCTTAATGAAAAAGAACATCCCTTAAAGCTTTTATATCCCCTGGTTTTTTTTCTTCTGGACAAGGCGAAAGTATCTCGATTTATTGGGGGAAGCAAGGGTACGAAGGATCTTGATACACCATTACGTGCTCTTTATATTGGTCAGCCAATTGAGACAGTTAAAAGGCTTTATAATGGTAAAAAAATAGCATTGGTTATTCTTATACTGTTTGCCACCAATATCCTGTCACTTTTCATTCATTTACAGAATAGCCAAGTAAATGAGCTGTTACAAGGAAAATATCTGCAAAGACCCGGTATTACAGAAGACAGTAAGTCCGTAGAGTTACAGGTTACTGTTGAATCAGAGGAAGGACAAGCCTTACAGGAAGAAATAAATCTTACGATAGATGAAAGACAGGCGGTTTCTTCGGAGGTTGAAAGGTTCTTTGTACAAGCAATAAGTTATGTAGACTCAGTTATTTTAAAAGAAAATGCATCGCCAGAGGAAGTCAGGACGGATTTTTATTTTCCAGCTTCTATACCGGGTACTGGTGTTCATGTGGAATGGGCAACTGAAAATCTGGATTTAGTTGACCGGAAAGGGGGTGTTCATAATGAGGATTTAACCGGGGAATCAGTCATTGGTGTAACGGCAGTTTTCAGCTATCAGGGTAGACAAAAAGAGTATACCAGATTCTTTAATATATTACCGAAAGAATACTCAGTGGAAGAGCTAACCAGACAAAGTTTGTTAGAGGCTATTAGACAGAATAATGAAAAGTCTTTAACAGAAGAGGTGATGGAGCTTCCGCAGGAGATTGGGGATAAGAAAGTTATCTGGCAAGAGGTTAAGAAAAATTCAGGCAGTATGCTCTTAATGTTTGGCGGATTAACTGCACTTGCTCTATATTTCGCTATGGATAAAGACCTGAATGACAAGGTTATTAAAAGAAATCAGGAGATGCTTCTTGATTATCCGGAAATCATAAACAAGTTTACACTTTTGGTTGGTGCGGGTATGTCCTTATCCAATGCATGGGGCAAAATATCAAAAGATTATAAAGATAAAGGAGGTGAAAAACGGTTTGCTTACGAGGAAATGACTATAACCTACAGTGAACTTATGATTGGAACCTCGGAAGAAACCGCCTATGAAAGGTTTGGGCGAAGAGTGAAGCTTTTACCATATTTAAGGTTTAGTGCTTTATTAGCTCAGAATGTGAAAAAAGGCTCCGTGGGGCTTTTAAAACAACTTGAACTAGAGGCAGCAGAGGCCTTTGAAGAAAGAAAAGAACTGGCAAAAAGGATGGGTGAGGAAGCAGGAACAAAGCTGCTCTTACCTATGATGCTGATGCTTTTATTGGTTTTAGTTATTATAATGGTTCCAGCGTTTATGTCCTTTCAGTTTTAG